In one Candidatus Leptovillus gracilis genomic region, the following are encoded:
- a CDS encoding UPF0182 family protein: MKSKPITSTVLSAPQEQGQETRKASDFWPSLMLSVLSGLVLLGSLIYFAGPWNILANTRLLRLLIDAGVVKYHDRDAGFVQGVADHVYYMKAQEPVEWVVVLLAIAILFLFWVLRGVQFHDFARYHAIPGSFGRHARAYRAGLIYSKFLPLHLGETAATAVLQQEGATPRQAYSTLFLLRLFLLISMSIFALLGLLTIGWAAWLGQALCALFILGVAYWWTRPFFSPTTGVSPLAAAKAHLRELLQRPSRLLRFVLLSLLLFGMEDIVLYLLTMAFSTQQVLLHVGFDLILMAFVCGYLARQVPLTPGGIGQFEWGFVAALYLGGVGLPEAATVAILYSIVYYLAFGLFCLVTLAWRAAQTPLRAVVKLAYRPMPDAAGSTAVFPTSTDLDEDALSSIPAVPIPQMPAIAQLWRRAVVVAWVALAVLFFDWLTLLLSDYWLLQSMGFSDVFWTNFRMGATLFVSGALLFATAVAVPAFVHPLPARTRRLALGVAGLVGLLAGAWLTTYYHEFLLLQGQPFGETDPIFGRDVGFYVFTLPAFWVMWRAAMWSFAIALVSSVMCAYAARRQITRNAAGSRVAVWLGTVATAPTLVAFAGLGISTAFGVWLGRYNLLLKDSYSASVFTGASYIDVTGLFSTLNQIWVTAVILLGLTAAFVVLLWALRQQTSGRGNGRWPKRVRWAGTAVLLLILADFAFAGLVSVRDALLVTPNQPVIQLPYIERHLEATRLAYGLDQIEEIEFVPRNNSDPMPSLEYILNSSTMRNAPLWPTYVSYLEQIVDPQHSQRILQTGGDNMIYGPSLEIFRQQEKLRTYYNFLDVDVLRYTINGEKVVLASAVRELPILEPQPWLAWWGQRFMLFTHGHGLAMAPVGQTTTDGDPDFVSSQIPVQADWPEITAVNQAVYYGEGNASMAVSNVRDMAELDYPTDQGRAEIVLPADVPAGVEVDSLLKRLVFGWRSGEFWEMVFSTLITPETRVHYFRQPLQRLDRVAPFLFLEANPYATIVEGEITWLVNAMTTTDMYPYSQHESIGDKSLSRAPETVQTRRLNYVEDSVKATINAATGQVQLYKIADDPVINSWAAIYPSLFTDGEQMPPEVRQQLTYPLQLFHLLFDDLYIYYHMNDPMYFFNMEDMWDDADEVLGPVMDRGKAITFSVEPYHMLVETGGLLPEAAEKQQFVMTMPFTPEGARNLRAMPMVYQDGEDYGRLFVLMVPKGLFITGPEQADAIIDQDPDISEKISWWNRMGTEVIRGHTSLLLIDEEVVYVEPIFIRSEQNSNTQLKRVVVVMRGQSYMSETLEQAMRLAYDSTASGIVASGQ, from the coding sequence ATGAAATCCAAACCTATTACTTCTACAGTATTGTCTGCCCCGCAGGAGCAGGGGCAAGAGACGAGAAAAGCCAGCGATTTCTGGCCATCCCTGATGCTTTCTGTTTTGAGCGGCCTTGTTTTGCTCGGCAGTCTGATCTACTTTGCTGGCCCCTGGAATATCCTGGCGAACACGCGCCTGCTGCGCCTGCTGATTGATGCCGGCGTGGTGAAATACCATGACCGCGACGCCGGTTTTGTGCAGGGGGTGGCCGACCACGTGTATTACATGAAAGCCCAGGAGCCGGTGGAGTGGGTGGTGGTCTTGCTGGCGATTGCCATCCTCTTCCTATTCTGGGTTCTGCGCGGCGTGCAGTTTCACGACTTCGCCCGCTACCATGCCATTCCCGGATCGTTTGGGCGACACGCCCGCGCTTATCGAGCGGGCCTCATTTACAGCAAGTTTCTGCCATTGCATCTGGGCGAGACGGCGGCCACGGCCGTTTTGCAACAAGAAGGCGCAACTCCCCGGCAGGCTTACTCGACGCTGTTTTTGCTGCGGCTGTTTTTGCTCATTTCCATGAGTATATTCGCCCTGTTGGGGCTGCTGACTATCGGCTGGGCCGCCTGGCTGGGCCAGGCGTTGTGCGCCCTGTTTATCTTGGGCGTGGCCTACTGGTGGACACGGCCGTTCTTCTCCCCCACCACCGGCGTTTCCCCCCTTGCCGCAGCCAAAGCCCACCTGCGCGAACTGCTGCAACGGCCGTCGCGCCTGCTGCGCTTCGTTCTCCTCTCCCTGCTGCTCTTCGGCATGGAAGACATCGTCCTTTACCTGCTGACGATGGCCTTCTCCACCCAACAGGTCTTGCTGCACGTCGGTTTCGACTTGATCCTGATGGCCTTTGTTTGCGGCTATCTGGCGCGGCAAGTGCCCCTCACGCCTGGTGGCATCGGGCAGTTTGAATGGGGTTTTGTGGCCGCGCTCTACCTGGGCGGCGTCGGTCTGCCGGAAGCGGCCACCGTCGCCATCCTCTACAGCATCGTCTATTACCTGGCCTTTGGCCTGTTCTGCCTGGTCACGCTCGCCTGGCGCGCCGCGCAAACGCCGCTGCGAGCCGTGGTGAAGCTGGCCTATCGCCCCATGCCCGACGCTGCAGGGTCTACGGCCGTTTTCCCCACCAGCACCGACCTCGACGAAGACGCCCTGAGCAGTATCCCGGCCGTCCCCATCCCGCAAATGCCCGCCATCGCCCAACTGTGGCGGCGGGCCGTCGTCGTCGCCTGGGTGGCCCTGGCTGTCCTCTTCTTCGATTGGCTGACGCTGCTGCTGTCCGATTACTGGCTGCTGCAAAGCATGGGATTTAGCGACGTGTTCTGGACCAACTTCCGCATGGGCGCGACATTGTTTGTCAGCGGCGCACTGCTGTTTGCGACGGCCGTCGCCGTGCCCGCATTTGTCCATCCCCTGCCCGCCAGAACGCGCCGCCTGGCGCTGGGCGTGGCCGGATTGGTCGGTCTGTTGGCCGGCGCCTGGCTGACTACCTATTACCATGAATTTTTGCTGCTGCAAGGCCAACCTTTTGGCGAAACAGACCCCATCTTTGGCCGGGACGTGGGCTTTTACGTCTTCACGCTGCCCGCCTTTTGGGTGATGTGGCGGGCGGCCATGTGGTCGTTCGCCATCGCCCTGGTCTCGTCGGTGATGTGCGCCTATGCTGCGCGGCGTCAGATCACCCGAAACGCCGCCGGGTCGCGGGTAGCCGTCTGGCTGGGCACAGTCGCCACCGCGCCGACGCTTGTTGCTTTTGCCGGCTTGGGGATCAGCACTGCTTTTGGCGTGTGGCTGGGTCGCTATAATCTGCTGCTAAAGGACAGTTACAGCGCCAGTGTGTTTACGGGGGCCAGCTACATAGACGTGACCGGCCTCTTCTCGACGTTGAACCAGATTTGGGTAACGGCCGTTATCCTCCTCGGCCTCACGGCTGCTTTTGTGGTCTTGCTGTGGGCGCTGCGCCAACAAACGAGTGGACGGGGCAACGGCCGTTGGCCGAAACGAGTGCGCTGGGCGGGAACGGCCGTGCTGCTGCTCATTCTGGCCGATTTTGCCTTCGCCGGTCTGGTCAGCGTGCGCGACGCCCTGCTTGTCACTCCCAATCAGCCCGTCATCCAACTGCCCTATATCGAGCGCCACCTGGAAGCCACCCGCCTGGCCTATGGCCTGGATCAGATTGAAGAAATCGAGTTTGTACCACGCAACAACAGTGATCCCATGCCCAGCCTGGAGTACATCCTGAACAGCAGCACTATGCGCAATGCCCCGCTGTGGCCCACCTACGTCAGCTACCTGGAACAGATAGTAGACCCGCAGCATTCGCAGCGCATCCTGCAAACCGGCGGCGACAACATGATCTACGGCCCCTCGCTGGAAATCTTCCGCCAGCAGGAAAAGCTGCGCACCTATTATAATTTTCTGGATGTAGACGTGCTGCGCTACACCATCAACGGCGAGAAAGTGGTGCTGGCGAGCGCCGTGCGCGAACTGCCCATCCTGGAACCGCAGCCCTGGCTGGCCTGGTGGGGGCAGCGTTTCATGCTCTTCACCCATGGGCATGGCCTGGCGATGGCCCCCGTCGGCCAGACCACGACCGATGGCGATCCCGATTTTGTCAGCAGCCAAATTCCGGTGCAGGCGGATTGGCCGGAGATAACGGCCGTTAACCAGGCCGTCTACTATGGCGAAGGCAACGCCAGCATGGCCGTCAGCAACGTGCGCGACATGGCCGAACTGGATTACCCCACCGACCAGGGACGGGCGGAAATCGTCCTGCCGGCCGACGTGCCGGCCGGCGTAGAGGTGGATTCGCTGCTCAAGCGGCTGGTCTTCGGCTGGCGCAGCGGCGAATTCTGGGAGATGGTTTTCAGCACCCTCATCACCCCGGAAACCCGCGTCCACTACTTCCGCCAGCCTTTGCAACGCCTGGATCGCGTCGCCCCCTTCCTCTTTTTAGAGGCCAACCCCTATGCCACCATCGTCGAAGGCGAGATCACCTGGCTGGTCAACGCCATGACCACCACCGATATGTACCCCTACAGCCAGCACGAATCCATCGGCGACAAATCGCTTAGCCGCGCCCCGGAAACTGTGCAAACGCGGCGGCTCAACTACGTGGAAGATTCGGTCAAGGCCACCATCAACGCCGCCACCGGCCAGGTGCAGCTTTACAAAATCGCCGACGACCCGGTAATTAACAGCTGGGCGGCCATCTACCCCTCGCTCTTCACCGACGGTGAGCAGATGCCGCCAGAAGTGCGCCAGCAGCTTACCTACCCGCTGCAGCTGTTCCACCTGCTTTTCGACGATCTCTACATCTACTACCACATGAACGACCCGATGTACTTCTTCAATATGGAAGATATGTGGGACGATGCGGACGAGGTATTGGGGCCGGTGATGGACCGGGGCAAGGCGATCACCTTCTCGGTGGAGCCATACCACATGCTGGTGGAGACGGGTGGCTTGCTGCCGGAGGCGGCCGAAAAGCAGCAGTTTGTGATGACAATGCCCTTCACGCCGGAAGGAGCGCGCAACTTGCGAGCCATGCCGATGGTGTATCAGGATGGTGAGGATTACGGCCGTCTCTTTGTCCTCATGGTTCCGAAAGGCCTATTCATCACCGGGCCGGAACAGGCCGACGCCATCATAGACCAGGACCCGGACATCTCGGAGAAAATCTCCTGGTGGAACCGCATGGGCACGGAAGTGATTCGCGGCCACACCTCCCTGCTGCTGATTGATGAGGAGGTGGTGTACGTGGAACCCATTTTCATCCGTTCAGAGCAAAACTCAAATACACAGTTAAAGCGTGTCGTCGTGGTGATGCGCGGGCAGTCGTACATGAGCGAAACGCTGGAACAGGCCATGCGTCTGGCCTATGACAGCACTGCTTCCGGCATTGTCGCCAGTGGGCAATAA
- a CDS encoding response regulator, whose protein sequence is MKRILVVDDHGGFRTEISKLISLVQPQAQILQAQNGREGLDLARSERPDLILLDVNMPLMDGYETARALNALPETRTIPLIAMTLSGSEHSATLDHLRPFCRSVLLKPFGAAQLGAALYPQT, encoded by the coding sequence ATGAAACGGATATTGGTTGTGGATGACCATGGCGGATTCAGAACGGAAATTAGCAAGCTGATTTCTTTGGTTCAGCCACAGGCGCAGATTTTGCAGGCGCAAAACGGCCGTGAAGGTTTAGACCTGGCGCGCAGTGAGCGACCAGACCTGATCTTGCTGGATGTGAACATGCCCTTGATGGATGGTTACGAAACGGCGCGCGCCCTAAACGCCCTGCCAGAGACGCGCACCATCCCGCTTATCGCCATGACACTATCCGGCAGCGAGCATTCGGCCACGCTGGATCACTTACGGCCGTTTTGCCGCTCCGTCCTGTTAAAACCCTTCGGCGCAGCGCAGCTGGGCGCAGCGCTGTATCCGCAAACGTGA